Proteins found in one Candidatus Eremiobacteraceae bacterium genomic segment:
- a CDS encoding helix-turn-helix transcriptional regulator, protein MNKLTGRTRQAKTKPKLSEQEAFGLAVRERRLELGVSQEGLGELARLHRTYVGSIERGERNVSLRNIFAIASALRIQPSDLMSEAESRTLI, encoded by the coding sequence ATGAACAAGCTGACCGGACGCACGCGCCAGGCAAAGACCAAGCCGAAGCTATCTGAACAGGAAGCCTTCGGACTTGCAGTCCGGGAGCGCCGCTTAGAATTGGGCGTGTCACAGGAAGGCCTGGGTGAACTTGCTCGCCTTCATCGGACGTATGTTGGTAGCATCGAGCGGGGCGAACGCAACGTAAGTCTTCGTAACATATTTGCGATCGCGAGTGCACTGCGAATCCAGCCTTCCGATCTAATGTCGGAGGCTGAGAGCCGAACGCTAATATGA